The Priestia megaterium genomic sequence CTTCAATTAAGACCCCATCATCGGCAAATGCAAACGCTCCATCAGTTAGTTGCATGTTTTCAAGTTCCATAAAATTGTTGAATTTATTTTTCAGTAACCTATTAACATCAGAAAGTGATAGAGATACACTCCAGTCTAGTGGTCCAGAGAATGTCCTTAAATTTAAGCGTTTTAATTCCATTGCAGGATTACAAGCACTGCCTAAGCTAACAATTACATCGTATGATCCCTTAATTTCTTTTAGGTTCAACAGAATTCTCCTTTTTTATGACCTACTATATTAAATAGTGAATTGAATTGTACTAGTTGTAAAAAATATTAAATACAAAAGTGAAATTACAGAAAAAAATCCTTTTTAAACATTCTTTAAGTGCTAATAGTTTGGTTTATAATCTTTCGTTTTGTATATATCATGCATTACTTTTAAACTAGTTGATTTAATTAAAATATTTATAGAACAAACTATCGGGTACATTGGGCTTTTTGGGTTGATAACTTCTCATAACGCACATTGGACATTCAGAAATAAAATAATTTGTAACTTTAGGGTCGTCGTAACCGCCCCTATGGAGCCAAGCATGAAACATAGAGCCTATAAGCAGGCCGGCAGTTACATTCGGTTGTTGGAGTTGATATACATTAACAATCATAGATAACGGAGTTTGAGTCTTAGTGACTGTCGGTGGTAATTGTATTGTTATAGGAGAAGGGGTGTATATCCAATCTATCCTAGCTCTTTGGGATCGGCGAAGCCCATTGTCTTTAATGACTTCTGTCAATTGTTCCATAGCTAAATCTGTGGCCTGTTTTCCGTCTGTAACATTAACACCAAAATAACGTAAAGGCTGTAAGTTTTTCACCGCATATGTGTTCGTGCAATCAGCCAATTGTGATACACCATTATTAAATCCATTGTTCCATTTTTGTGTTAGATGCAACGACCAGTTAAATAATACACCTTTAATAGTGTCTTGAATTTTTTGTACCTGGTCTGGAGTAAACTGCTTGGAAATATCAAAGAAAATAGTTGGTGGTAAGTCAGAGATGCCTTGGGGGATAGGGACTGCAAAAGCTATTTCTCTATAAATTTGTAATGGAAGGTATTGTAAGAACTCTTTATCTTGATTTTTTTGAATAGATTTCTCTAAATTTTGTTTACTATTCGTTAGCAATGTTATGTTCCCCTTTGTAAAAAGGTATTTATATTAACAGAATATGCTACCAATCAAAAAGAGTTTGGACATGCTTAAAAGGAAAATATTTATTATTTTACTTCTCTTAAATAAAGAAGCATTTTTATCATCGTACAAGCATTCCTTGATCTAATGAATAATATATCAAGAACAATAGACAGAAAGGGTGGTAAAAATCATTAAGAACGATAAAGGTAAAAGAGAAAATGACTGCGTTCAAAATCAACCAGGACTCCCACTAGCTACTACAGTTAATTTAGCAGTTGTAGGTGATAGTCATGTAGGTTTTTTAAACAGTCAAAGTATGTTTAATACCCTTTTGCAAAGAGTAGTGAACAATGGTAATAAACGATATATTATATTTGGTGGAGATGATGTACACGCTTTAGGTGCTTCTTCAATACAAGTAGCTGAAACATATTACCAACAGTTCACTAATATTTTAAATAATGTTTTAGGATCAATTCCCTTCAGATCTTCTATAGGAAACTGGGAGGCTACTAACAGAAATAACAGTAGAGCTTTATTTCGACAGTACATCAATCGTTATTTAATTGGCTATAGAGTTATTCCTGGAACACAAGGGTTGGTGCGTCATGTTTGGTTAGATAATGGTCGAGGCGGGGTATTTAGCCAGGATAGCTTAAACTTGCTAAGTAACTTAGATCCTAACTATTATTACATTATTGATTTTCATTGGCCTTTGAGAGTTCCAGGTATAACTACGGAAATACATGGTGATCATGTTATGACTCAAATGCAGACAAACATGTTTTTTAATGCTATACCCTCTAACGTAAGGAACAAAATTTTAGCGATTTTCACTCATCATGCACATAAATTTTTTGCTAACTCAGTTACAATCAATCCTAACTTTCCTAATACCTCGTTTTTTGTAACTGGATGTTCAGGGGACTATGCATGTATATCCAGCGAGAGAGGATACTATGAATTAAATTTAACAGTCCAAAATAATATAGCTACTTTGCAAACCATAAAAACTCGCGTTCAATAGCTTGAGGAATAAAGAAGACTACATTAAGAGTAGGTAGGGTAACCTTAGGCAACTTTCCATTCTCAAAATGCAAAAATCGCCAGCTTATATAACTAGCGAAAAGCTGCATTTATTATTTCATTTGTATAAGTTTACTTTTTATAACATATTATCTCCTTCATCTCACAACTTACTATTTCTTAGTACGTATGATCGTGTTACATTAAAAGATAAAACTATTCCTTTGATCTTTAAGGAAGATAGTTTTATCTTCTTTTTACAATATGTCTCCATCAATCCGGAAAGGGAGGATTTTATGAGTAACATTATTAACTTTAATAAGTTTCAAAGACATAAAATAATGAAGAAATTTCTTCGTTGCGCTTTAGTAACAGGAGCAATTATAATCTGCTGCATGCTTGCTTATTTACTAATCTTAATAGAAATATATTTTCCTGCTCATTATCCCATTTATATTGAAGCTAAACCATAATAATTGTGTTCTTAACCTCTTATGAAAGATACTCAGTCTGGTTTGTTTATATAATGACTTCCTATTTCTAATTATTTACTAAGATACAAATTTTAGTTCATCCGTTAAACGCAAAAAAGCTTCTTTGTCTTTATTCTTTAAGGACTGATCAATTTCTTCAAGAATTTTACCTCTTTTGAATTGTTTCGCTACTTGACTTAAAAACAATTCAGCTAATATTTCATCAGATATATTTTTTTCAAGTTGACTCATTTCGTTGGATATATTATTTTCCATAAACGATTAACCCCTTTATCATTTCTCTTTTAAAAATAGTGTTTCCTTTTTTCATTGTTTTAATACGAGGTTAATAGATAAATTAGTACATAGAAGAATGTGGAATAAAAGATATCTTGACATAAAGAATAATATTTATTTCAAAGCTCTAAGGGTAAAACATAAACTAGCTTAAACAGTTTACATATTCATTGCATCCTCATGTTGTTTTACTAATTTATAAAACGTTGTCTTTTTTACATTCGCTTCCTTCATTGCCTGTACGGCTGTAATTTCATTTCGTTTCCAACGGTTATAAGCCTCAATAAAATCTTGGCTAACTTGGGCTTTAGGACGGCCAAAAGATATACCACTCTTCAGCGCAGCATTAATTCCTTCTCGCTGGCGTTTACGAATACGATCTCGTTCTTCTTGCGCCATCCAGGACAAAATTTGAAGAACCAAATCTGCAATAAAGGTTCCCAAACTATCCTTATACTGAGTCGTATCCAGCAAAGGCATATCCAAGACAACAATGTCTGCCTCAATTTCTTTCGTAATAGCATTCCACTCTTGTAAAATTTCTTCTTTGTTACGACCAAAACGATCTAGTGAATGAATGTAAAGAATATCTCCTTTACGAATCATTCGTTTTAGTAATTGGTACTGTTCTCTATTGAAATTTTTTCCACTTTGTTTATCCATGAAAATATCTCGAGGAGATATGCCCACTTCTTCCATGGACTGAAGTTGTCGTCCTTCATTTTGATCTCGGCTGCTTACACGGATATATCCAAATTTTCTATTTTCCATTTTTATACTCCCTTTTGTGTCTATCTTCTTTTTATTCTACCAAAAACGTTCGCAAAAGTGTATGAGATAAAGAGAACGTTCGTAATTATTTTTCTTACTTAAACGAACGATAAAAACAGTAGATTTCTTATATAAAAGGAAAGTTCGTAAAAGTATACTTTTACGAACTTTCCTTTTATATATTTATTAAATGTATAGAAGTATTTCCTTAGTGATTTAAACATTAGCCAAATAACTATGTCATGAACAATACATAGGAAATTGATATTATATCCCCTATTAAATTAATGTGATAAGAAGAAAGGTCTAAATTTATGCAGAGATTATTTAATTACAGTATTTATTAATAAAAAACATTAAATTATATGTCTTTAACGTGCAGAGAAACGCTCTGTAAGGAATTTAACTTTTGTTTTACATACAATGGGGGGATTAGATACAAATTTTCAGCAATTAAGAAAAGAGATTAGCACAACTTTTATAAAGGCATTTATATTAAGGAGAATATTTTATTTAAGATTTTAAGTTATTAATACATGAAATGGTGGAGATCTTTAAACATTGTTTCTCGTTACAGAAGAGTCCATTCGGTTAAGGTCTATGAAAGTTGACCGTTTTTTGGTCATCACCTGTTTGTTCGAATCATCCTCTAAAGACCCAGTACCATCACATTGTACTATTG encodes the following:
- a CDS encoding recombinase family protein — translated: MENRKFGYIRVSSRDQNEGRQLQSMEEVGISPRDIFMDKQSGKNFNREQYQLLKRMIRKGDILYIHSLDRFGRNKEEILQEWNAITKEIEADIVVLDMPLLDTTQYKDSLGTFIADLVLQILSWMAQEERDRIRKRQREGINAALKSGISFGRPKAQVSQDFIEAYNRWKRNEITAVQAMKEANVKKTTFYKLVKQHEDAMNM
- a CDS encoding IDEAL domain-containing protein, coding for MENNISNEMSQLEKNISDEILAELFLSQVAKQFKRGKILEEIDQSLKNKDKEAFLRLTDELKFVS